One Salinimonas marina DNA segment encodes these proteins:
- the rpoH gene encoding RNA polymerase sigma factor RpoH, with protein sequence MSKTMQSMALSVPHNGSIEGYMQAVSSIDMLSAEEERSLALKLREDEDLESARKLVMSHLRFVVHIAKSYSGYGLPQADLIQEGNIGLMKAVKRFDPSVGVRLVSFAVHWIKAEIHEFVLKNWRIVKVATTKAQRKLFFNLRKAKKRLGWFTHDEVQKVADELGVSTKEVLQMEARMSSQDQAFDLSADDDENGSFAPVQFLEDKTTDVETDVINQDWDSNANRRLHSAIKTLDARSQDIIETRWLADNKITLQDLADKYQVSAERVRQIEKNAMKKLQSAMVV encoded by the coding sequence ATGAGCAAAACAATGCAATCAATGGCCCTTTCCGTTCCGCATAACGGTAGCATCGAAGGCTACATGCAGGCAGTCAGCTCGATAGACATGCTGTCGGCTGAAGAGGAACGTTCTCTGGCGTTGAAACTTCGTGAAGATGAAGATCTGGAATCAGCACGTAAGCTGGTTATGTCTCATCTGCGCTTTGTTGTGCATATCGCTAAATCCTATTCAGGTTATGGATTACCTCAGGCTGATCTTATTCAGGAAGGTAACATTGGCCTGATGAAAGCCGTTAAGCGTTTCGACCCGTCGGTTGGCGTGCGGTTGGTTTCATTTGCCGTTCACTGGATTAAAGCCGAGATTCACGAGTTTGTACTGAAAAACTGGCGCATCGTTAAAGTAGCCACTACCAAAGCCCAGCGTAAATTATTCTTTAATCTGCGTAAGGCGAAAAAACGGTTAGGTTGGTTTACCCATGACGAAGTGCAAAAAGTAGCTGATGAGCTGGGTGTAAGCACCAAAGAGGTGCTGCAAATGGAAGCTCGTATGAGTAGTCAGGATCAGGCATTTGACTTAAGTGCTGATGATGATGAAAACGGCAGCTTTGCCCCGGTCCAGTTTTTAGAAGACAAAACCACGGATGTGGAAACTGATGTGATTAATCAGGACTGGGACTCAAATGCCAACCGGCGTTTGCATTCAGCAATTAAAACGCTGGATGCCCGTAGTCAGGATATCATCGAAACACGCTGGTTAGCGGACAATAAAATTACGTTGCAGGATTTGGCTGATAAGTATCAGGTTTCTGCTGAGCGGGTCCGTCAGATTGAAAAAAATGCAATGAAAAAATTGCAGTCGGCGATGGTGGTCTGA
- a CDS encoding EAL and HDOD domain-containing protein gives MFAFIARQPILDCQKDVFAYELLFRDGKGGCFPDATSEKVAAIAERFNPLGLDDMSAQKMSFINFRAETLISRFPTNLDPQRVVVELSESPDHGSGLIEACKHIKQLGYQIALDDPMMLSSQSAILPLLDIVKVDIGKIRADYVTRRLPRFADANVKLIAENVGTHDAFTQCRELGFDLFQGYFFAQPEARIARQLPASKMNLVDLMGESSAEDFDINRINQIIERDAALSYLLLRFINNPTINKRHEISSLKHALNYMGEVEIKKFIALLSLAHLGDEKPLEVIHMSLVRAKFFDLLAQQRGQRTDPPVGFLIGLFSLLDALLDQDMPGILKQLPLVDEVNNALLGKSSEFNHYLALVRAFESALWLNVIKQSKALDIDQKQLHSLYNQAIVWGNSVRSTMSSYFPTTRSL, from the coding sequence ATGTTTGCGTTTATCGCTCGCCAGCCCATTCTGGACTGCCAAAAGGATGTATTTGCCTACGAACTGTTGTTTCGAGATGGTAAGGGTGGCTGCTTTCCTGATGCCACGTCAGAGAAAGTCGCGGCTATCGCCGAGCGTTTCAATCCCCTGGGTCTGGACGATATGAGTGCTCAAAAGATGTCATTCATCAATTTTAGAGCCGAGACGCTGATCAGCCGGTTCCCCACCAATTTAGATCCTCAAAGAGTAGTGGTGGAATTATCTGAAAGTCCGGACCATGGCTCCGGGCTCATTGAAGCTTGCAAACATATTAAACAATTAGGCTATCAGATTGCGTTGGATGATCCCATGATGCTGAGTAGCCAAAGCGCCATCCTACCGCTTTTGGATATCGTCAAAGTTGATATTGGCAAAATTCGGGCGGACTATGTGACTCGCCGCTTGCCCCGTTTTGCCGATGCCAATGTTAAGCTCATTGCCGAAAATGTCGGTACCCATGATGCGTTTACCCAGTGTCGGGAGCTGGGATTTGACTTGTTCCAGGGCTATTTTTTTGCTCAGCCTGAGGCCAGGATAGCCCGGCAGCTGCCGGCCTCGAAAATGAACCTGGTGGACTTGATGGGCGAAAGCTCGGCAGAAGATTTTGATATCAACCGGATCAATCAGATTATTGAACGCGATGCTGCCCTGAGCTATCTATTACTGCGTTTTATCAACAACCCCACCATCAATAAACGCCATGAAATCTCATCGCTTAAACATGCGCTGAACTATATGGGTGAGGTAGAAATCAAAAAGTTTATTGCCTTGTTGTCCCTGGCGCATCTGGGTGATGAGAAACCGCTGGAAGTGATTCATATGTCGCTGGTCAGAGCCAAATTTTTTGATTTGCTGGCGCAACAGCGAGGACAGAGAACCGACCCTCCGGTAGGTTTTTTGATTGGTTTGTTTTCGCTACTTGATGCCTTATTGGATCAGGACATGCCTGGCATCTTAAAACAGCTGCCGCTGGTGGATGAAGTCAACAATGCATTACTGGGTAAATCGAGCGAGTTCAATCATTACCTGGCATTAGTCAGGGCGTTTGAAAGCGCGCTGTGGCTCAATGTTATCAAGCAATCCAAAGCATTAGATATTGATCAGAAACAGCTGCATAGTTTGTACAATCAGGCCATCGTCTGGGGCAATAGCGTCAGAAGCACGATGTCATCGTACTTCCCGACCACCCGTTCACTCTAG